The proteins below are encoded in one region of Candidatus Methylomirabilota bacterium:
- a CDS encoding alanine--glyoxylate aminotransferase family protein, whose protein sequence is MKKYQLMAPGPTPVPSEALLAMAQPMIHHRTPQYEALFTEVRAGLKKLFQTQTEVLPLACSGTGAMEAAVVNTLSAGDTVALVRAGKFGDRWLEICKAYGVNVLDLTAPFGHSVPAARVAETLGAHTGLKAVITQHSESSTGVLHDVRGYAQATRDTGAFLIVDAVSSLGIADLPMDVWGVDVVVSGSQKGLMLPPGLAFCALSDKAWAATKTSRLPKYYFNLVEERKCVVKNEAHFTPAVSIVIGLQAVLRMLEKEGLANVFKRHDRLARATRAGVEALGLELFCKATPSPALTAVVSPKGVDSEKIVALYSQAHNITIAGGQGEMKGKIFRLGHMGYAAEFDTIVALAALEQVLADLGQPVDFGASVRAAQKIFAEKS, encoded by the coding sequence CTCCTGGCCATGGCGCAGCCGATGATCCACCACCGGACGCCGCAGTACGAGGCGCTCTTCACCGAGGTGCGCGCCGGGCTCAAGAAGCTCTTCCAGACCCAGACCGAGGTGCTGCCGCTCGCGTGCTCGGGCACGGGCGCGATGGAGGCGGCGGTGGTCAACACGCTCTCCGCGGGCGACACCGTCGCGCTGGTCCGCGCGGGGAAGTTCGGCGACCGCTGGCTGGAGATCTGCAAGGCGTACGGGGTCAACGTCCTCGACCTGACCGCGCCGTTCGGCCACAGCGTGCCCGCCGCGCGCGTCGCCGAGACGCTCGGGGCGCACACGGGTCTGAAGGCGGTGATCACCCAGCACAGCGAGTCCTCGACGGGCGTGCTCCACGACGTGCGCGGCTACGCCCAGGCGACGCGCGACACGGGGGCGTTCCTCATCGTGGACGCGGTCTCGAGCCTCGGGATCGCCGACCTGCCGATGGACGTGTGGGGCGTGGACGTCGTCGTCTCGGGCTCGCAGAAGGGGCTCATGCTCCCGCCCGGCCTCGCGTTCTGCGCGCTCAGCGACAAGGCGTGGGCGGCGACGAAGACCTCACGGCTGCCGAAGTACTACTTCAACCTCGTCGAGGAGCGGAAGTGCGTCGTGAAGAACGAGGCGCACTTCACGCCCGCGGTCTCCATCGTCATCGGGCTCCAGGCGGTCCTGCGCATGCTCGAGAAGGAGGGGCTCGCGAACGTCTTCAAGCGCCACGACCGGCTCGCGCGCGCGACGCGCGCGGGCGTCGAGGCGCTCGGCCTCGAGCTCTTCTGCAAGGCGACGCCGAGCCCCGCGCTCACGGCGGTCGTCTCGCCGAAGGGCGTGGACAGCGAGAAGATCGTCGCCCTCTACTCGCAGGCGCACAACATCACGATCGCCGGCGGGCAGGGCGAGATGAAGGGCAAGATCTTCCGCCTCGGTCACATGGGCTACGCCGCCGAGTTCGACACGATCGTCGCGCTCGCGGCGCTCGAGCAGGTCCTGGCCGACCTCGGCCAGCCGGTGGACTTCGGCGCCAGCGTCCGCGCCGCCCAGAAGATCTTCGCCGAGAAGTCGTGA